The DNA window GCAGAAGAAGATCTTTGTTTGGTATAGATAGCGAGATTTTATTCATGTTACGATAAAAAAACCGCATTAAATGCGGTTTTTTATTTAAGCAATAAGATCGGAATAATAGCTTAAAGGATCGTTATAACCATCCATTTCCTTTTTTAAGCTTAGCTTGTCTTTTATCGCTTCAATCTCACGCCATTTTCGTTTTGAAGACGATTTTGTTTCTTTTTTTGTATTTTCTATCGACACTTGATTTATTCCTTCCATGGGATCACCTTTGTTATGATAGTTACCCTTTCTCTATAACATTTTTTTAATGCCCTTAGTCATATTTTACTTAATATTTGAGTTATAGGTCACGTAAAAAGGTCTAAAATGAAAAAGATATAAAATAGTTTATGTAAAAAATGATATGAATATTTTACATATATGTATCTAGTTAGGGTTGGTATTGCGGCTTCGGTAATTTTAACGCCTGTTTATTAACAATTTACTGGTTTTTTATGTTATATTCCGCGCCTCGTTTAGCTGGTGGTGTTACATTTACTACCATCTATGGACTTTAATAATATTGTGGAAAAGAAAATATGACGGAAGTTATCGACTTTATCAATGGGCTGCTGTGGGGCTCTGTACTGATTTATTTACTTATCGGTACAGGTCTGTATTTTACCTTTAAATTAGGTTTTATTCAGTTCCGCCATTTTACTCACATGTTCTCTGTTCTTGCTGGTAGCCGTAAAAGCAGCACTGAAGGTGTATCATCATTTCAAGCGCTATGTACAAGTTTAGCTGCGCGTGTTGGTACTGGTAACCTTGCTGGTGTTGCGGTTGCAATTACTGCTGGTGGCCCTGGTGCGGTATTCTGGATGTGGCTTATTGCCGTTATTGGTATGGCGACTAGTTTTGCAGAAAGTTCATTAGCACAATTATTCAAAACAAAAGATACTGACGGTAACTTTCGTGGTGGTCCAGCTTACTACATGGAAAAAGGTTTAGGCCGTCGTTGGATGGGCGTTGTCTTCTCTATCTGCTTAATCGTTGCATTTGGTTTGGTATTTAACGCTGTTCAGTCTGATGCAATTGCAAACTCAATGCACAATGCATTTGGCTTTGATAAAGCTATTGTTGGTATTGTATTAGTTGTATTTACAAGCTTTATCATTTTTGGTGGTCTACGTGTGATCGGCGCATTTGCTGAAATCGTGGTTCCATTCATGGCGCTTGCTTATATTCTGATTGCGTTTGTTGTTGTTGCAATGAATATTTCAGAACTACCTGCCGTTCTCGAACTTATCGTTAAATCTGCATTTGGCTTAGAAGAAGCTGCTGGTGGCGCTTTAGGTGTTGCTATGATGCAAGGTATTAAGCGTGGTTTATTCTCGAATGAAGCTGGTATGGGTAGTGCGCCGAATGCTGCTGCAAGTGCGGCACCATTCCCGAATCACCCTGCATCACAAGGCTATGTTCAGATGCTAGGTGTGTTCATTGATACTATCGTTATCTGTACTGCGACTGCGTCTATCATTCTACTTTCTGATCTTGGTGATACATCAGGTGTTGGCGGAATCGAATTAACTCAGCATGCCTTGTCATCTCATGTCGGCGATTGGGGTAGTACCTTTGTTGCTATTGCAATCTTATTCTTCGCATTTACGTCAATTGTTGCGAACTATTCATACGCAGAAACAAGCATCTTATTCTTGAATCGTGATTCAAAAGTGATGGTATGGATCTTCCGTGCTGCTGTTTTAGGTATGGTTATGTTTGGTGCAGTTGCTAAATCAGATCTGATTTGGAATATGGCTGATGCATCAATGGGCTTAATGGCGCTGGTTAATATTATTGCCATCTTAATGCTGTCTAAGTATGTGTTCATCGTAGCGAAAGATTACAACAAACAACTCGCTGAAGGTAAGACTCCTACATTTGATAGTGCTGAATACCCTGAAATCGATAAAAAGATTAACAGTGAAATTTGGAATTCTAAATTTAAAAAGTAGCATTTTTAGTTACGTTAAATTAGCATTGTAAAATTAGAAAAAGCCACTTATTACTGTAATAAGTGGCTTTTTTATTAGGTATTAATTCAGTTGTAATTAAATGGTATTAAATTGATGTAATATAAAGATTTAGAGTTTTAGCTCTATCTTCTTTATGGTTAAATTAAAACTTTAATACTGACCTACATAGGATTAAGTCATGAATAAATTAGCAACTCTAACGTCAGCAGTGCTATTAAGTTTCTCTGTAAATGCTGCACAGGAAGTGTCAGGCGTTTCAGTTCCAGATAATGTATCTCTCGAAGGCACCTCACTCAATTATCAAGGCGCGGGTGTTCGTAGTAAATTTTTTATTGATCTGTACGTCGGTTCGCTATTTACACAAAAAGCGAATAAGGATGTCGTAAAAAGCCAAGATGTAAGTGCTATTCGTCTGAATATTATCTCTGGATTGATTACGTCAGATAAAATGGTATCGGCGATTAATGACGGCTTTGATGGTGCCACTGAAGGTAATACAGCACCAATTTCAGCTGAAATTGCAGAATTTATTGGTGTGTTTAGCGAAGAGATTGTTAAAGGTGATCAATTTACTTTAGTGAGTACGCCAGGAAAAGGTTTGGTTACATATAAAAATAATGAAAAGCTATCAACGATTAATAATGACGATTTTCGTCAAGCTGTGTTGTCTATCTGGTTAGGTGATAAGCCTGCTGATGATGATCTGAAAGACGATATGCTTGGTTTATAATTTACGTTTTAACGAGTGTTAAAATATGCAAATTAAGCGTAGTAAAAATGGCTTACGGTTAAGAATGAAATCTTAGCGTAAGCCATTTTTTATATATGCATTTTAAGCTGTAAATGCGTGATGAGCTGATATTGATGAGTTGACTAGGTATTTACTTTTGTTACATCAATATAGAGGCGCAATGCTTGCCCTGGTTGGATATACTTCTGATTAGCCAGTCCATTCCATCTTACAAGGTCTTTAACTTTTACATTAAACTTATTTGCAATACGTGCAAGCGAGTCGCCTTGACGGACTTTATAGGTAATATTACGCATAATACCTTTGCCATTAGCGCTGCCTTGTTTTTTACCTTGCCAAACCACGA is part of the Moritella viscosa genome and encodes:
- a CDS encoding putative exported protein — encoded protein: MNKLATLTSAVLLSFSVNAAQEVSGVSVPDNVSLEGTSLNYQGAGVRSKFFIDLYVGSLFTQKANKDVVKSQDVSAIRLNIISGLITSDKMVSAINDGFDGATEGNTAPISAEIAEFIGVFSEEIVKGDQFTLVSTPGKGLVTYKNNEKLSTINNDDFRQAVLSIWLGDKPADDDLKDDMLGL
- a CDS encoding sodium/alanine symporter gives rise to the protein MTEVIDFINGLLWGSVLIYLLIGTGLYFTFKLGFIQFRHFTHMFSVLAGSRKSSTEGVSSFQALCTSLAARVGTGNLAGVAVAITAGGPGAVFWMWLIAVIGMATSFAESSLAQLFKTKDTDGNFRGGPAYYMEKGLGRRWMGVVFSICLIVAFGLVFNAVQSDAIANSMHNAFGFDKAIVGIVLVVFTSFIIFGGLRVIGAFAEIVVPFMALAYILIAFVVVAMNISELPAVLELIVKSAFGLEEAAGGALGVAMMQGIKRGLFSNEAGMGSAPNAAASAAPFPNHPASQGYVQMLGVFIDTIVICTATASIILLSDLGDTSGVGGIELTQHALSSHVGDWGSTFVAIAILFFAFTSIVANYSYAETSILFLNRDSKVMVWIFRAAVLGMVMFGAVAKSDLIWNMADASMGLMALVNIIAILMLSKYVFIVAKDYNKQLAEGKTPTFDSAEYPEIDKKINSEIWNSKFKK